TGGTCGGAGCCGCGGACCAAGTCCTGCGGTCTGACCTCGGCATCGGTGCTCCAGGCCGCACCGATCGACAGGCGGCAGCAGATCTCCTCGTCGATGCCGGCCGACCGCACCAGTGATGCGACCAGGTCGCCGTCGAAGGCCTCGAGGATCCGATCCGCCACGGCCCGCACGTCGACGCCGGAGGCGATGCCCGGGATGATCAGCATGAACTCGTCCCCGCCCCACCGGCCCACGATGTCACCGGCACGGGTGAGGCGTTGCAGGCCCGTGGCCACGGCACGGATGACCTCATCACCCACGTCGTGACCGAGTTGGTCGTTGATCGGCTTGAAGTCGTCGATGTCGATGAAGAGGACGGCCACGCCGGCGCCATCGGCAGCGGCGGCCGCCACCGCCTCGGCCAGCGAGGCCTCGAGCTGTCGTCGGTTCGCGATGCCGGTGAGACCGTCGTGCATCGCCAACTGCCGGTAGGCCTCACGCTCCTGCAGGAGGGCTGACTCCAGCTCACGACGTCGCACCAGGTCGGCGATCAGTCGGCCGAGTACGGTGGTCATCTCGACACTGGTCGCGTCGAAGGCGTCACGGTCATCGAAGTTGTCGAGGCTGAGGAAGGCCCGCGGCTCACCGCCGATGAACACCGGCGACGAGACGTTCGACTCGATCTCTCGGATCCGACCGACCTCGATCATCCAGGTCTCCTGATCGGGCGGGAGGGGCATCTCCGAGACCGATCGGTTGATCGCAGCTTCGGGCGTGTCGACGTCACGGAACATCATGTTCTCGTAGAGGCAGCGCTGCTGGAGTCCCGCGAGGTCGAAGCCGCGGGCTGCCACGAAGTGGTACTCGTCGGTCCCCTCCTTGTTGAGCAGGATGCTGCCCGCCTGGGCGCCCGGAACGACGGCGACGGCACGGTCGATCAGCGCGTCGAAGAAGGCGTCGTCATCGATCAGCGAGTGGGAGAGTTCGCTCAGCTCCAGCAGCGCCGTCCGGAAGGCCCGCTGCTGGGGGTACGTCGCGCCGGAGGCTGACTCCGCCGGGTCCGTGAGTTGGACCACGACGGTCCCGTCCGGGACGCGGCCGGCATGCATGGTCGCGACATCGGTCACACCGGGCCACAGCGCAACGTCACGACGGCGGATCGTGGGTGCTGTGGCGTGAACGGCGTCCCCCAGCGCCGCTTGCACGACGACCCGTGAGTCGGCGTTGACCAGGTCCGAGAACCGTTGCCCCTCGAGGCTTCCGGCGCTGTCGCCGAGGATGTCCTCGGCCGCGATGTTCGCGGTCAGGATCAGACCCTCCGCATCCAGGACCACTCCGGCGACGGGCGCATGGTGAAAGGCCAACGCGAGCCCAGCATCCTGGGCACGAGGTCGAACCGGGTCGATCGTGCTGGCCATCACCTCGGTGATCGGCACGCCCCGGACCGAGGTTGAGCGTTACTGGCGGATCAGCCGAAGCTGAACTGCTCGGTGAGGATGCGCTCCTCGAGGTTGTGGTCGGCGTCGAACAGCATCCGGACCTCGGCCTCGGGGTCCTCGGCGATCTCCACGCTGATCACGTTGCGGGCTTCGTTGTGGTCGGCCACGGCGCTCACCGGTCGCTTCCACCGCTCGATCACCTCGACACGGATGTGGGCGGCGGCAGGCAACAGGGCGCCGCGCCAGCGTCGCGGGCGGAACGGACTGATCGGGGTCAGGGCCAGCATCGGCGAGCCGATCGGGATGATCGGACCGTTGGCCGACAGGTTGTAGGCCGTCGACCCGGCAGCCGTCGCGACGATGATCCCGTCGCAGATGAGCTCATCCATCCGCTCGCGGCCGTTGATCAGGATGCGAAGCTTCGCCGCCTGGCGCTCCTGCCGCAGCATCGAGACCTCGTTGAACGCGACGGCCTCCAAGCGGGCCCCGCCCTCGGACTCAGCCGTCATCTTCAGGGGTCGCAGGGGCTGCAGATGAGCCTGCGCGACACGCTCGGGCAGCGAATCCGCGTCGTAGGCGTTCATCAGGAAGCCGATCGTGCCCCGGTTCATCCCGAACATCGGTGTGCCCAGGCCCATGTAGCGGTGCATGGACTCGAGCATGAACCCGTCCCCACCCAGCGGGATGATCACATCGGCCTCGTCCGGGTCGTGATTGCCGTATCGATCCGTCAGCTGACGACGGGCGGTCTGCGCCGACGAGCTGCTGGAGGCGACGAAGGCAAACCGGGCTGGGGCAGGGGCTGGGGGCACGCGTCCAGCCTGCCAGACCCGGGCCAACCAGGTCAGTTGAGTTGGCCTCGTTGTCGGTGGCTGGGTGCCACTTCGACTACATTGCGTTTGGCGCGGACGGCTGCCGGGGTCCGGGTGTCGACACAAGCAGGTGAGCGGGCGTGGAGAACAACACCATCAAGGACATCGTGGCCGCAGCCCTCGGTGTCCTGGCGCTGGCTCTGGGGGTCGGTGCCATCCGGGGGGTGCTCGTTCCCGTCGACGGCGTCCAGCCCAGCAACCTGCCGTTTATGGCCGTGACCGGCCTCATCAGCGGCGTCGCCGGCCTCTACATCGGGCCCATGCGCGGCCGGTTCGGGCGCCAGGTCGCCGTCATCGGGACCGGGGTTGCCCTGATCGGCATCGCGGTGTTCGGTGGCTCGATCGCCCTCGAATTGATCCTCGAGGCTGGGAGCTAGCGCGAGTTCAGCCCCCTGGGCCGTGCTTCTTGGTCGCTCGCGCCGAGTCGCCGGCCTCCGAGCCGGTGGGATTCTCGGCCGGCTGCGCGAGCTCAGCCCCCTGGGCCGTCGTTGCCGCAGAACTCCGCCGCACACACCTCGATGCGCTGGTAGCGACCGTCTTCCTCGAAGTCGTCCAGGTTGTGCCGCAGCCGGATGACGGAGCCGTCGAAGCTGAAGTTCGCGTCCGCTGAGATCTCGTGCCACCGGCCCCAGCCGTCGTAGGCGTGCGCCTCAGCGTGCGGCCAGGGGATCTCGAGGTCCACGAAGCCCTCCTCCCGACCGGACAGGATGATCTCCAGGTGGCCGCTGTGCGGCGTCGCGGAGGACACCGCATAGGCGCGGTCCATCAGGACGTCGCCCTCCGCTGTCTCGCCAGGATCAGGATCACCGAACGCTGCGGAGAAGCCATCGCTGCGCGTCAGCGTCGCACCGCTTATCCCGCCGTTCATGTCGACGATCTTCAGCCAGGCCAGCCGGTTCTGCGGCGCGCAGGCGTGGGCGCCGAACTCCTCCCGCCAGGTGCAGCTCGGCTCGTAGACCAGCGGGTGGTTGCTTGCGAGCACCGCGGGTGCGCCGGAGATCGAGCCGTCGGCATCCCGGATCGCGGCTGAACGATTGTCCGGGCCGTCCTCGGGGTCGTCCGGTCTGGTGATCTGGAGGCGGTTGGCGTTCAGGAACGACGCACCGGTCACCACGGAGATCTCGTTGCGGTCGTTGGCGATGAACTCCATCGCGAGGCCCTGGCGCATCCAGTCCCGCGGGCGCTGCCCGAAGTTGATGAACTGGACGTCGCTGATCTCGCTGCGCTGGTGGTAGAAGCCGACGCCGGTCAGACGCCACGGCACGTCACCCGAGTCGTTCAGGGTGCTGCCGACGACCGTCGAGTCGCGCAGGGCCGCACGCAGGCCGAGGAAGCCGATCCCGTTGCCCGACAGCATGGTGTCGTGCAGTTCGGTGCCTTCGATCCACGCGCCGAAGCTCCCGTTCTTGTAGGAGGTGTTGCCCGTCATGATGGCGGGCTCCGGCGGGAAGTAGTCCTCGACGAAGATGCCGACGCCGTTCTTGAAGCCGTCGTCGTCGCTCGAGTGGGCGACGTTGCCGTCGAAGGTGCCGAAGGGCAGCGAGCGGATGTCGAGCTCGACGCCCTCGCTGTCCCCGGTCGGCGCCTCGGGCAGGTCGTACCAGAAGCCTGCCGACTCCGAGCCCGCAGCGACGTTCTCAGTGAAGTGGTTGGAGGGGTTGGAGATCCAGTAGGTGGCCGGGGTGAGGTCGGACTCGAGCAGGGCCAGGCCCTCCTCCGGCGCACGGGTCGTCAGGCCCAGGTTGCAGTGGAAGGTGTTGCCGGTCTCGACCCCGTCCTCGAAGAAGAAGCAGTGGCCGATCGTGTCGTAGCCGATGGTCTCCTGCAGGTCGACGTGGTGGGTGCCGTGGACCGTCACGCAGCGGTTGAAGCTGTGGTGCACCGCGGCGCCGTGGATGTAGGAGCCGCTTGCGCTGTCCATCATGTGGAAGTGGATGGGGTAGCGGGCCAGTTCGCCCACCTGACCCAGGCCGGTGAACTCCGCACCGCTGATGCGGCCGACGGAGCCGTGGAAGATCTGCACGTGACCGCCGCGTTGCTGCTCACGGGCCTCGGGCGTGGACGTGACCACGATGTTGCGCGACAGCGAACCGACCTCGGCGAACTGCTCGACGGTCTCTCCGCCGACCTGCTCGGCCTGACCCCAGTGGATGTGCTCCAGCGGCCGGTCGAGCGTGACGGTGGTGCCGTCGATGGCGGTGACGATCCGCTCCTCGGCCTCCTCGAAGTTGAGGCTGGTGGCGGCGATGACGATCCGGTCGCCCACGCTCCAGCCGGGCGCCTCCTCCAGTTGGATCTGGGTGGTTCCGGCCCCTGCCGTCGCCGCCAGACGGGTCCAGGTGTGGGTCGGCGACTGTCCGTGGATGTCCAGGGTCCCACCTTGGACGGCGATCGGGCCCTCGCCGGCGCCCAGGATGTCATCGCCGGGCTGGGGATCGAGGATCACGGTGACGTCGCTGGTCAGCGGCGCCTCCTCGGTGCCGAGCGCCAGACGGCCGGTGACCGTGATCCACTCGACCTCGATCGTCATGTCGATGTCGTCGGCGACCAGCAACCCGTCGATCTGGATCCCCTCGAGGGCGGGTGGGTCGACGTCGAGGAGGACGGCCCGGTCGCGTGGGATGGTGACGACGTCGCCGGCTGCCGGGACGGTGCCGCCCCAGGTCGCGGGATCCGACCACGGGGTCGCGGCGCTGATCGGTGGTGCGGTGTTGCGGGCGGGGACAGCTGGCGGGCGGTCCAGGCTGGCGACGGGTGTGGCGCCGGGGTCGGTCTCCTCGGACTCGGCGCCGGGCAGTTCACCGGTCTCGACCGTCGCGGCAACGTCCTCGGAGATGACGGCCGTGCCGCCGACCAGGTGGGCGTTGGCGGCCCAACCGCGCTGCCCGTTGATGAAGGTCAAGGTGGCAGGGGAGTGCTCCATGGATGCTGGGTCGGTCAGCACCAGGACCCCGCCCATCTTGGCGACGGCGGGCCCGGCGACCAGGGCATCCGGCCAGCTGCGTCCCGACGCGACCCAGATGCGCGAGGTGTAGCCGAACTCGTCCAGGCCTTCACGGGCAACGGCGACGCCGGTGTCGTAGCGGCCGTCCCCGGCCACGCGATCAATCTCCTCGCTGGTCAGCTCGTCGGCTTCGGCGGCGACGTCAGCACTCACGGCTGCCTCGCCACCCACGACGGTGACCTGGGTGATCCCGTTGCGGGTGATGGCCTCACCGGTGGCGGCCGGGAACGCGTCGACCTCGGTCATCAGGACCGGCATCTGCTCGGTTGCGGCCCACGCGGAGGCCGTCAGCGCATCGGGCCAGCCGCGGGCGTCGTCGGGGTGCATGCCCTCGACCAGCAGGGCCTGGGTCGTGCCGGACTCGGCCACGACGGCGTCGGCGATCGCGGCGTACGTGGTCCAGGCGTCCGTGCCGCGGATGCGCTCCACGGTGACGCCGAGGCCCTCGATCGTGTCCGTGACGGCATCGGAGAGATCGCCGAGGACCACCGCCGTGGTGGGCGCAAGCCGCTGGATCTCACCCTCCGTGAACTGGTCCATTGCGTCGGTGTTGGACAGCAGAACGGGCGCGTCGAGCACGGCCGCCAGCGGTGCGCCGGCCAGGGCATCGCCGTAGGCGTCAGCCCGGGCGATCACCACGGTGTCGGCCCCCTCCGGATAGGCCAGAAGCGAGACCTGTGCCGCGGTCTCGGTCCGCGACGCACCCGCGTGGCGGGTGACGGTCATCGGCTCCTCCTGGGCCTGTACCGGCGGCAGGAGCGTCACGAGCAGCGACACCGCCAGGAACAGGGAGGCGAGCGCACGAGCGGCGGTCGGCGGGCGGGACAGAGCGATCGCAGAAGTCACGGAGTGTGATGTCGGCAGGTACACGTAGAACATTGAGTGCTTCCGGCGCATCGGTCAGGTGTCTGTTCGGACGGGGTACTGTGCGCGCATGGTTCTCGAGGTTGCGCTGATCGACGTCACGCCGGGTGCACAGGCTGATTTCACTGTCGCCTACCGCGAAGCCCGTGCGCAGGTGGCGGCGGCGGACGGGGTCGGGCCCATCCGGATGACCCAGGGGGTGGAGACGCCGACGCGCTTCGTGCTGCTCATCGAGTGGCCATCCGTCGAGGCCCACCAGGCGTTCCGGGACAGCGAGGCCTTCGCTGAGTGGCGGCGGCTGATCGGTCCGTTCTTCGCCGGGCCACCACACGTCGAGCACTTCGTCGACGTCGAGTAGACCGGGGGTGGTTCGACCCACGTCCGCGTTGGGCCCGCGTAGACTCACCAGCCACCATGGAACTCAGTCCCGGACTCGTCGGCACCCTGTTGGTGGTCTCGATCCTGCTCTCCGGCGCGGCGTTGATCGCCGGCATCATGGCTGTTCAGGCGCAGCGCAAGGTCACTCGCACCTACGGCCGGTTCGCCCGTGGGCGACGCGAGGACGTGGTGACGCTGCTCGAGATGCACATGGACGAGGTGAAGCGCCTGCAGCGGCTGGTCCGCTCCCAGCAGGCCTACGCGCGGCAGTTGCGCGGTGTCCTCAGCCGATCCCTCAGCCGCATCGGGACGGTCCGCTACGACGCCTTCGACGACATGGGCGGACGTCTGAGCTTCTCCATCGCCCTGCTCGACGAACACGGTGACGGCAGTGTCATCACCGCCATGAACGGTCGGGTCCAGACCCGGACCTACGCCAAGCCGGTCACCGGTGGCTCCTCCAGCCACAACCTCAGCGAGGAGGAGGTCCAGGCGATCGCCCAGGCCATGGACGGTGGCGCGAGGCGTGCCGCGGAGGTGGCAGCGGCCTTGCCGATTC
The sequence above is a segment of the Euzebya tangerina genome. Coding sequences within it:
- a CDS encoding sensor domain-containing diguanylate cyclase — its product is MPITEVMASTIDPVRPRAQDAGLALAFHHAPVAGVVLDAEGLILTANIAAEDILGDSAGSLEGQRFSDLVNADSRVVVQAALGDAVHATAPTIRRRDVALWPGVTDVATMHAGRVPDGTVVVQLTDPAESASGATYPQQRAFRTALLELSELSHSLIDDDAFFDALIDRAVAVVPGAQAGSILLNKEGTDEYHFVAARGFDLAGLQQRCLYENMMFRDVDTPEAAINRSVSEMPLPPDQETWMIEVGRIREIESNVSSPVFIGGEPRAFLSLDNFDDRDAFDATSVEMTTVLGRLIADLVRRRELESALLQEREAYRQLAMHDGLTGIANRRQLEASLAEAVAAAAADGAGVAVLFIDIDDFKPINDQLGHDVGDEVIRAVATGLQRLTRAGDIVGRWGGDEFMLIIPGIASGVDVRAVADRILEAFDGDLVASLVRSAGIDEEICCRLSIGAAWSTDAEVRPQDLVRGSDQALYAAKLAGKFTARILQV
- a CDS encoding NAD kinase → MPPAPAPARFAFVASSSSSAQTARRQLTDRYGNHDPDEADVIIPLGGDGFMLESMHRYMGLGTPMFGMNRGTIGFLMNAYDADSLPERVAQAHLQPLRPLKMTAESEGGARLEAVAFNEVSMLRQERQAAKLRILINGRERMDELICDGIIVATAAGSTAYNLSANGPIIPIGSPMLALTPISPFRPRRWRGALLPAAAHIRVEVIERWKRPVSAVADHNEARNVISVEIAEDPEAEVRMLFDADHNLEERILTEQFSFG
- a CDS encoding cell wall-binding repeat-containing protein, which codes for MTSAIALSRPPTAARALASLFLAVSLLVTLLPPVQAQEEPMTVTRHAGASRTETAAQVSLLAYPEGADTVVIARADAYGDALAGAPLAAVLDAPVLLSNTDAMDQFTEGEIQRLAPTTAVVLGDLSDAVTDTIEGLGVTVERIRGTDAWTTYAAIADAVVAESGTTQALLVEGMHPDDARGWPDALTASAWAATEQMPVLMTEVDAFPAATGEAITRNGITQVTVVGGEAAVSADVAAEADELTSEEIDRVAGDGRYDTGVAVAREGLDEFGYTSRIWVASGRSWPDALVAGPAVAKMGGVLVLTDPASMEHSPATLTFINGQRGWAANAHLVGGTAVISEDVAATVETGELPGAESEETDPGATPVASLDRPPAVPARNTAPPISAATPWSDPATWGGTVPAAGDVVTIPRDRAVLLDVDPPALEGIQIDGLLVADDIDMTIEVEWITVTGRLALGTEEAPLTSDVTVILDPQPGDDILGAGEGPIAVQGGTLDIHGQSPTHTWTRLAATAGAGTTQIQLEEAPGWSVGDRIVIAATSLNFEEAEERIVTAIDGTTVTLDRPLEHIHWGQAEQVGGETVEQFAEVGSLSRNIVVTSTPEAREQQRGGHVQIFHGSVGRISGAEFTGLGQVGELARYPIHFHMMDSASGSYIHGAAVHHSFNRCVTVHGTHHVDLQETIGYDTIGHCFFFEDGVETGNTFHCNLGLTTRAPEEGLALLESDLTPATYWISNPSNHFTENVAAGSESAGFWYDLPEAPTGDSEGVELDIRSLPFGTFDGNVAHSSDDDGFKNGVGIFVEDYFPPEPAIMTGNTSYKNGSFGAWIEGTELHDTMLSGNGIGFLGLRAALRDSTVVGSTLNDSGDVPWRLTGVGFYHQRSEISDVQFINFGQRPRDWMRQGLAMEFIANDRNEISVVTGASFLNANRLQITRPDDPEDGPDNRSAAIRDADGSISGAPAVLASNHPLVYEPSCTWREEFGAHACAPQNRLAWLKIVDMNGGISGATLTRSDGFSAAFGDPDPGETAEGDVLMDRAYAVSSATPHSGHLEIILSGREEGFVDLEIPWPHAEAHAYDGWGRWHEISADANFSFDGSVIRLRHNLDDFEEDGRYQRIEVCAAEFCGNDGPGG
- a CDS encoding antibiotic biosynthesis monooxygenase family protein, with product MVLEVALIDVTPGAQADFTVAYREARAQVAAADGVGPIRMTQGVETPTRFVLLIEWPSVEAHQAFRDSEAFAEWRRLIGPFFAGPPHVEHFVDVE
- a CDS encoding DUF4446 family protein, producing MELSPGLVGTLLVVSILLSGAALIAGIMAVQAQRKVTRTYGRFARGRREDVVTLLEMHMDEVKRLQRLVRSQQAYARQLRGVLSRSLSRIGTVRYDAFDDMGGRLSFSIALLDEHGDGSVITAMNGRVQTRTYAKPVTGGSSSHNLSEEEVQAIAQAMDGGARRAAEVAAALPIPDEHLLEGEQADEVPAAAVGAPPAPEQVAAASEVGEHAGPPRRSATPGPDDPLERDVPEEAAVEQPALQGAGLTPRRRQSVVPTDFNPADRPRPAAEPAAGEPLPPADALPSTGMPADQASQAAQTEQAEA